Genomic DNA from Phaeobacter porticola:
TTTGTCGCCGAGGATCTGCACCTCAACGTGGCGCGCGCGGGTGATCATCTTCTCCAGATAGCCCTCGCCATTGCCAAAGGCGGCTTCGGCTTCGCGGCGGCCTTCCAGCACCTTTTCTTCCAGTTCATCTTCGCCGTGGATCGGGCGCATCCCGCGGCCACCGCCACCCCAGGACGCCTTGAGCATCAAGGGATAGCCGACCTCTGCCGCTTCTTTGCGGATCGCGTCCATATCGTTGCCCAAAACCTCGGTCGCCGGGATCACCGGGACACCTGCGTCGACCGCAACGCGCCGCGCGCTGGCCTTGTCGCCAAGGGCGCGCATGGTTTCAGCCTTGGGGCCAATAAAGGTGATGCCGTTGCGCGCGCAGGCATCGACGAAATCGGGGTTCTCGGACAGCAGGCCGTAGCCTGGGTGGATCGCATCGGCGCCGCATGCCTTGGCAACGCGGATGATCTCATCAATCGACAGATAAGCGGCAACCGGCCCCATACCTTCGCCAATCCGGTAGGCTTCATCGGCTTTGAACCGGTGCAGTCCCAGCTTGTCCTCTTCGGCGTAGACGGCAACCGTCTTTTTGCCCATCTCATTGGCGGCCCGCATGACGCGGATGGCGATTTCGCCGCGATTGGCGATCAGGATTTTTTTGAAGTCGGTCATGGCTTCCTCGAGGGTCGTGCTGTTTAGCGAAGTGATAAGCGCAGATTAGGGTCCGGTATAGACGTAGTTCTGGGTATGGCCAGCGTGATAGCGCTGACCTGAGGCCAGAAACCGGCAGAAAACGCGATTATGGCGGAACATTTGCGTCCGTATCGGACCTACTTGTCGCGAATGGCGGGGTAAGCGGCGGAAGTGTCCGTGGCGCGGGCAGACTGTTCAGGTCCGGCAGGCCCAGCTGCCCCATGTTTGCCACCAGATCCTTGCGCAGGATATCAATCAGGTGATCGGGGCCTTTCTTGCCTAATGCGGCAAGCGCAAAATGAAACGCGCGGCCCAGCATCACAAAGTCTGCTCCCAATGCAAGGGCCCGCAAAATATCCAGCCCGCCTTCAATCCCGCTGTCAAAGATCAGTGGCAGGGCCGTGGCTGCGCGTATCTGAGGCAGCGCCTCGATTGTGGCGGGAGCCGCATCAAATTGCCGCCCGGCGTGGTTGGAAACCCACAAGGCATCAACTCCCAGGGCCTCCAGCGGTGCCGTATCTTCGGCGCGCATCACCCCCTTGATGATCAGCGGACCCTCCCAATTGTCGCGCAGCCATTTCACATATTCCCAATCTGGCGAAGTGCGCAGCAAGTAGCCGACATGAGCGGTAGAGGACAGAGTGGCATTTGCGCCCGTCACATAGGCGTCCAATGTGCGCATATGCGGCATTCCGCGTCGGGCCATGCCCATTGCCCAGGCCGGTCGCTGCGCGACCTGCGCCAGCAGGCGCGGGGTCAGCCGTGGTGGCTGGGTCAGACCAGAGCGCGTTTGTCGCTCGCGGCGTGAGGCAACCGGCACATCAACGGTCAGCACCAACCCTGTGAAGCCTGCTTTTTTGGCGCGATCCAGCAGATCGCGGCGAATATCGGGATCCTTTGGCGGGTAGAGCTGAAACCACGGTGCCGCCCCCAGATCGTCCGCCAGATCCTCGGGTGATTGGCTGGCCACGGTGGAGAGACAATAGGGAATGTTCTGTGCTGCGGCGCAGCGAGAAAGCAGCCGTTCCGCATCGGGCCAGATCAGACCGGACATGCCAACCGGCGCAATCCCAAAGGGTAGGGGGCGGCCGGCACCCAGAAAATTGCACTGAAGAGAGGTTTCTTGCTGGCCATGCAAAATGGAGGGGGAAAACCCTACCTGATCCAATGCAGCACGGTTGCGGGCCATAGTGGCCTCGGTTCCTGTGCCGCTATCCAGATAGTCCCAGACGAAACGCGGCAGCCGCCGCCGGGCGCGCTGGCGAAGATCACTGAGAGCGGGATAGCGCTGATGCAGGTCCATGACGCGCATTTGTTGCTGCCTTGCAGCAAAAGTCTAGTGCCGAGTGCCGCATTGAAACATTTTTGTAACCATTTGTGCCGGACCTGTTCTTGTGTCTTGTGTCTTGTGTCTTGTGTCTTGTGTCTTGTGTCTTGTGTCTTGTGTCTTGTGTCTTGTGTCTTGTGTCTTGTGTCTTGTGTCTTGTGTCTTGTGTCTTGTGTCTTGTGTCTTGTGTCTGTTGGGCTTCAGGGGTGAGCGGTAGAATAATGGGGCGGGAACGCCTCATTGTCGCCGCAGGCAGAGCGTTAGGGTTACCGGCATTGCGGCAACCAATCCGTCGAGCGTGGCCGTAGACGGCCGATAATGCCACCGGCAAATGACACCGGCAAATGACAAGGCATCACCAGCTTGGTGACGCCTCATATTGTCATTCTGCCGCGATCGGCGCGTCTGGTCCTGAGCGTTTCTGGCAGTCTTTTTGCACCGACGGATCGCGGGGGTGCTGTTCGGGGCCTGAGGCGACACAGACCTGGTTTCGGCCTTTGGCCTTTGCCTCATACAATGCTTCATCAGCAGCCCGCAGCAGGTCTTGCGGCATGGTGCCGTGCTGTGGGTAATGCGCCACGCCCAGGGAGATTGAGATGCCCGGCAGCGCTTTTTCACCGTAGCGGACCACAATGGCCTCGACGGCCTGACGCAATAGTTCCGCCTTGGTCATGACATCTTGCTGGCTGGCGCCGGGCAGGATCAGGGTGAATTCCTCGCCGCCCGGACGGCAGGCCACCTCCTCGCCGTCGCAGGCCTGCTCCAGCACCGAGCCGACGGCGCGCAGAACCATATCCCCGGCATCGTGACCATGGTTGTCATTGAATTTCTTGAAGTGATCCACATCCACCGCGATCAGGCTGAGTGGGATGCCCGATTTCTGGCTGGCATTGATGCTCTTGCGCAGGGTTTCGGTCATATGGCGACGATTGAACAGGCCGGTCAGCGGATCACGCACGGATTGATCATGCAGCTGATCGCGCATCCGCACATTGGCGATGGCCATGGAAATCTGTTCTGCGCACATCTGGGCCAGTTTCTTGCTCTGTGTGAATTCCTCAGTGGCGTCACTCAGGGCGCGCAGATGCATCAGGCCAACAGTTTCGCCATGGGCAAGGATCGGGAAGCAGTAATAGGCGCGACCATCATGGGGTTCGGCATGCTCACAGACAAAATCAATCTCCGAGGCGCCAAATTCATAGGTGCGGCCACGGCGCAACCCCCAGCATTCTTCCGGGTGAATGTGATCTTTGTGGGTGCCGCCATTCCAGCTGGCGCAGCCGTCCAATACATCGCGTGAGTTGGAGTAGACATAAACGCTGCCTTCGGCCGTTGGCAGGATATGGGTCATGAAACGCGCAACCATGTCAAACAGCTCATCCAGCGAGCGGCTGGATTGCAGCCATTCGTTCAGCTCCCCCAGCAGCTGGACCTCGCGGGCCAACCGCAGCTGTTCGTCCAGAATTTCACGTTCGGTTTTGCTGCGCTGACGCAGCTGGTTCATGCGGAAACGGTTCGATTTGAAAATAACATAGACGGCAATTGCCATTGCCAGCAGCGCAACGCCGGTCAGCAGGGCAACCGAAAGCCGGGCCAGCTGTATGAAGGTGTTTCGCAGGTCGGTGATATCCGTATGGAAATCAATCGCGCCGTCGAAATGACCATTGTGCATAAGCGGTACGTAGATGCGGGCAACCTCTCGGG
This window encodes:
- a CDS encoding alpha-hydroxy acid oxidase, encoding MRVMDLHQRYPALSDLRQRARRRLPRFVWDYLDSGTGTEATMARNRAALDQVGFSPSILHGQQETSLQCNFLGAGRPLPFGIAPVGMSGLIWPDAERLLSRCAAAQNIPYCLSTVASQSPEDLADDLGAAPWFQLYPPKDPDIRRDLLDRAKKAGFTGLVLTVDVPVASRRERQTRSGLTQPPRLTPRLLAQVAQRPAWAMGMARRGMPHMRTLDAYVTGANATLSSTAHVGYLLRTSPDWEYVKWLRDNWEGPLIIKGVMRAEDTAPLEALGVDALWVSNHAGRQFDAAPATIEALPQIRAATALPLIFDSGIEGGLDILRALALGADFVMLGRAFHFALAALGKKGPDHLIDILRKDLVANMGQLGLPDLNSLPAPRTLPPLTPPFATSRSDTDANVPP
- a CDS encoding diguanylate cyclase, which translates into the protein MNTALTSSIAEKIRSLSLLLMLIAAAVVSVWAVLAVPGPVVDKMLEADIRKQAELWQRRVTLHMVNAEEAFEEGIIQPQDAALLTLFTEETDVYRYRLLTSAGEIFWSSRSDEIGEFEANVFFSTQVSRGEIYYSSRTVPAFEIDESPLSDSYDEGITREVARIYVPLMHNGHFDGAIDFHTDITDLRNTFIQLARLSVALLTGVALLAMAIAVYVIFKSNRFRMNQLRQRSKTEREILDEQLRLAREVQLLGELNEWLQSSRSLDELFDMVARFMTHILPTAEGSVYVYSNSRDVLDGCASWNGGTHKDHIHPEECWGLRRGRTYEFGASEIDFVCEHAEPHDGRAYYCFPILAHGETVGLMHLRALSDATEEFTQSKKLAQMCAEQISMAIANVRMRDQLHDQSVRDPLTGLFNRRHMTETLRKSINASQKSGIPLSLIAVDVDHFKKFNDNHGHDAGDMVLRAVGSVLEQACDGEEVACRPGGEEFTLILPGASQQDVMTKAELLRQAVEAIVVRYGEKALPGISISLGVAHYPQHGTMPQDLLRAADEALYEAKAKGRNQVCVASGPEQHPRDPSVQKDCQKRSGPDAPIAAE